One stretch of Rathayibacter festucae DSM 15932 DNA includes these proteins:
- the dacB gene encoding D-alanyl-D-alanine carboxypeptidase/D-alanyl-D-alanine endopeptidase → MTDTPPRRRPRALVAAAAVVAVLLGVGAFGAGTAIGRTATPAAAPTASAPATATTTATPTPTPTPTARPAGTETTEALRTCSVAELAADPRLGSMQARVVDAATGEVLFDRGGTTASRTASALKILTAASALAVLGPDTRIATTVVAGDAPGSVVLVGGGDLTLSRLPSGQESVYAGAAHLDDLAAQVEAAWDADPATAGTAISSVMLDASLYSGDTWQPSWNRKEQTDGYMPEITALQVDGDRADPTAATSRRGEDPIGRAGDAFADELSGSPMVSTGTAPAGARVLGTVESAPVSTLVQQMLLVSDNAIAEMLARLVAIRTGSGNDFGAEQAGVLQGLAGYGVDTAGITIVDGSGLSDDNAVAPAYFTSLLRKVQAREGPLGVLLDGLPVSGRTGSLSYADRFAGDNAVADGAVRAKTGWIDTGYTLAGVVDAQDGTALTFAVYALGDVSDSAKSAIDTLVTGVYRCGGALSDS, encoded by the coding sequence ATGACCGACACCCCGCCCCGCCGCCGACCGCGCGCCCTCGTGGCCGCCGCAGCCGTCGTCGCCGTGCTGCTGGGCGTCGGAGCCTTCGGCGCAGGGACGGCGATCGGCCGCACGGCGACTCCCGCCGCGGCGCCCACCGCCTCTGCACCCGCCACCGCGACGACGACGGCCACGCCGACGCCGACGCCGACGCCGACCGCCCGCCCGGCCGGCACCGAGACAACCGAGGCGCTGCGCACCTGCTCCGTCGCCGAGCTCGCGGCGGATCCGCGCCTCGGCTCGATGCAGGCGCGGGTCGTCGATGCGGCGACCGGCGAGGTGCTCTTCGACCGCGGCGGCACGACCGCCTCGCGCACCGCCTCCGCCCTGAAGATCCTCACCGCCGCCAGCGCGCTCGCCGTCCTCGGCCCCGACACGCGCATCGCCACGACGGTGGTCGCGGGCGACGCTCCCGGCAGCGTCGTGCTGGTCGGCGGGGGCGACCTCACGCTCAGCCGCCTGCCGAGTGGTCAGGAGTCGGTCTACGCCGGCGCCGCGCACCTCGACGACCTCGCCGCGCAGGTCGAGGCCGCCTGGGACGCCGACCCGGCGACCGCGGGCACCGCGATCTCGTCCGTCATGCTCGACGCCTCGCTCTACTCCGGCGACACCTGGCAGCCGAGCTGGAACCGCAAGGAGCAGACCGACGGCTACATGCCCGAGATCACCGCCCTGCAGGTCGACGGCGACCGCGCGGATCCGACCGCCGCTACCTCTCGCCGCGGCGAGGACCCGATCGGCCGGGCGGGCGACGCCTTCGCGGACGAGCTGTCCGGCTCGCCGATGGTGAGCACCGGCACCGCCCCGGCCGGAGCGCGAGTGCTCGGCACCGTCGAGTCGGCCCCGGTGAGCACGCTCGTGCAGCAGATGCTGCTCGTCTCGGACAACGCGATCGCCGAGATGCTCGCGCGGCTGGTCGCGATCCGGACGGGCTCCGGCAACGACTTCGGCGCGGAGCAGGCGGGTGTCCTCCAGGGTCTCGCCGGCTACGGAGTGGACACGGCCGGCATCACGATCGTCGACGGCTCGGGACTCAGCGACGACAACGCGGTGGCTCCGGCCTACTTCACGAGCCTGCTGCGGAAGGTCCAGGCGCGGGAGGGGCCGCTCGGCGTCCTCCTCGACGGCCTCCCGGTCTCGGGGCGCACCGGCTCGCTCTCCTACGCCGACCGGTTCGCCGGCGACAACGCGGTGGCCGACGGTGCCGTCCGCGCGAAGACCGGCTGGATCGACACCGGCTACACGCTCGCCGGCGTCGTCGACGCCCAGGACGGCACGGCGCTCACCTTCGCGGTCTACGCGCTCGGCGACGTCTCCGACTCGGCGAAGTCCGCCATCGACACGCTCGTCACCGGCGTCTACCGCTGCGGCGGCGCGCTCTCCGATTCCTGA
- a CDS encoding alpha/beta hydrolase has protein sequence MRRPGRWSALAAVGAAVALLSGCFAPGPSPERTSTPAPQAVDAALEQYYGQVLVWDDCGEGMQCTDATVPLDWDDPAGETASIALVRHPATGGDAIGSLLVNPGGPGGSGVDLIRDSLDFAVDDELAARFDVVGFDPRGVGASTAVSCLDAAGLDSYLYDIVPGERGSDEWIAAQRTASAAFAAACEERSGALLPEVGTTSAARDLDVLRAALGDESLHYLGYSYGTFLGATYAGLFPDRVGRLVLDGAIDPAATSLDVVREQAIGFESALRAYLTACLGGEGCPFTGTVDEAMAQVAAMLERVDASPIRAQDGRQLGSSTLLTAIVYPLYSASSWGGLSEMLTDVRQGGAEIAFQYADAYNGRTADGDYSDNATEAFLAINCVDYAYDAETESMRADAAELEAAAPTLGRYLAYGDILCGEWPAAFEGSRAPITAEGSGPILVVGTTNDPATPYVWAQALAEELSDGHLVTFDGEGHTAYNKSNSCVNDAVDAYLLEGVVPEEDPQC, from the coding sequence GTGAGGCGCCCGGGCCGCTGGTCGGCGCTCGCCGCGGTCGGCGCAGCGGTCGCACTGCTCTCCGGCTGCTTCGCTCCCGGACCCTCGCCCGAGCGCACCTCCACCCCCGCCCCGCAGGCCGTCGACGCCGCTCTCGAGCAGTACTACGGCCAGGTCCTGGTCTGGGACGACTGCGGCGAGGGCATGCAGTGCACCGACGCGACGGTCCCGCTCGACTGGGACGACCCGGCCGGCGAAACCGCCTCGATCGCCCTGGTCCGCCACCCGGCGACGGGCGGGGACGCGATCGGCTCCCTCCTGGTCAACCCGGGCGGGCCCGGCGGCTCCGGGGTCGACCTCATCCGCGACAGCCTGGACTTCGCCGTGGACGACGAGCTCGCCGCCCGCTTCGACGTGGTCGGCTTCGACCCGCGCGGCGTCGGCGCCTCGACCGCGGTGTCCTGCCTCGACGCCGCCGGACTCGACTCCTACCTCTACGACATCGTCCCGGGCGAGCGCGGCAGCGACGAGTGGATCGCCGCGCAGCGCACCGCGTCCGCCGCCTTCGCCGCCGCCTGCGAGGAGCGCAGCGGAGCGCTGCTGCCCGAGGTCGGCACCACCAGCGCGGCCCGCGATCTCGACGTGCTGCGCGCGGCGCTCGGCGACGAGTCGCTGCACTACCTCGGCTACTCCTACGGCACCTTCCTCGGCGCCACCTACGCCGGCCTCTTCCCCGATCGCGTCGGCCGGCTCGTGCTCGACGGCGCGATCGACCCGGCCGCGACCTCGCTCGACGTCGTCCGCGAGCAGGCGATCGGCTTCGAGAGCGCCCTGCGCGCGTATCTCACCGCCTGCCTCGGCGGCGAGGGCTGCCCCTTCACCGGCACGGTCGACGAGGCGATGGCGCAGGTCGCCGCGATGCTGGAGCGGGTCGACGCCTCGCCGATCCGCGCCCAGGACGGCCGGCAGCTCGGATCGAGCACGCTGCTCACCGCGATCGTCTACCCGCTCTACTCCGCCTCCTCCTGGGGCGGGCTGAGCGAGATGCTGACGGACGTGCGGCAGGGCGGCGCGGAGATCGCCTTCCAGTACGCGGACGCCTACAACGGCCGGACAGCCGACGGCGACTACTCCGACAACGCGACCGAGGCCTTCCTCGCGATCAACTGCGTCGACTACGCCTATGACGCCGAGACGGAGTCGATGCGGGCGGACGCCGCGGAGCTCGAAGCGGCGGCGCCGACGCTCGGCCGCTACCTCGCCTACGGCGACATCCTCTGCGGCGAATGGCCGGCCGCCTTCGAGGGCTCGCGCGCGCCGATCACGGCGGAGGGCTCGGGCCCGATCCTCGTGGTGGGCACCACCAACGACCCGGCGACCCCCTACGTCTGGGCGCAGGCGCTGGCGGAGGAGCTGTCCGACGGGCACCTCGTGACCTTCGACGGCGAGGGCCACACGGCCTACAACAAGTCGAACTCGTGCGTGAACGACGCGGTCGACGCGTACCTGCTCGAGGGCGTCGTCCCCGAGGAGGACCCGCAGTGCTGA
- a CDS encoding isochorismatase family protein: MTTALLIVDVQNDFTEEGALAVAGGTRVAEGITAHLATSAGRYATVLASRDWHDGDSDNGGHFAAEPDFVDTWPVHCVAGTAGAEYHPALAVDAVDVHIRKGQGKPSYSAFEGTADDGAPVPALLERLGVTELDVVGLATDYCVRASALDARAAGLEVRVLSDLVAGVSPEASAAALRELAEAGVRVEISSTVLPSSTGAPSSTGVTGS; encoded by the coding sequence ATGACCACGGCACTCCTGATCGTCGACGTTCAGAACGACTTCACCGAGGAGGGCGCCCTCGCCGTCGCCGGCGGCACGCGCGTCGCGGAGGGGATCACCGCCCACCTGGCCACGAGCGCCGGCCGCTACGCGACGGTGCTCGCCTCGCGCGACTGGCACGACGGCGACTCCGACAACGGCGGGCACTTCGCCGCCGAGCCCGACTTCGTCGATACCTGGCCGGTGCACTGCGTGGCGGGGACGGCCGGTGCGGAGTACCACCCGGCGCTCGCGGTCGACGCGGTCGACGTGCACATCCGCAAGGGCCAGGGGAAGCCGTCCTACTCGGCCTTCGAGGGGACCGCTGACGACGGCGCGCCGGTTCCGGCGCTGCTCGAGCGCCTGGGCGTGACCGAGCTCGACGTCGTCGGGCTCGCCACCGACTACTGCGTCCGGGCCTCGGCCCTCGATGCGCGCGCGGCCGGCCTGGAGGTGCGCGTGCTGTCCGACCTCGTCGCCGGGGTCTCGCCCGAGGCGAGCGCCGCGGCGCTGCGCGAGCTGGCCGAGGCGGGCGTGCGCGTCGAGATCTCCTCCACCGTGCTTCCCTCCTCCACAGGGGCTCCGTCGTCCACAGGGGTGACCGGCTCCTGA
- a CDS encoding NAD-dependent succinate-semialdehyde dehydrogenase translates to MSDSVVRSAAEAALLARVPSQLLIGGAWVDGSGGGTIDVEDPATGEVIRTIADATPEDGLRALDAAVEAGPAWAATAPRKRAEILRRAFDLLQERKDDFALLMTLEMGKPFAEALGEVAYGGEFLRWFSEEAVRISGRYGVNPEGTGRMIVSQHPIGPCYLITPWNFPLAMATRKIAPALAAGCTVVVKPAELTPLTTLAFAALLAEAGVPDGVVNVVTTSAAGAVSEPILSDPRLRKLSFTGSTPVGRTLLQQAAEGVLRTSMELGGNAPFVVFEDADLDRAVEGAMLAKFRNIGQACTAANRFFVHESLAEEFAARVTERVRALTVGRGTESGVTIGPLIDDRAVEKASSLVRDAVERGAEVRVGGHGIDGAGHFYEPTVLAGVAAGSEILRTEIFGPVLAIVPFRDEDEAVALANDTEFGLVSYVFTRDLARGQRMIERLATGMMGLNVGVVSNAAAPFGGVKQSGLGREGGLEGIHEYLSTKYTLTPDPFA, encoded by the coding sequence GTGAGTGATTCCGTCGTTCGAAGCGCCGCCGAGGCGGCCCTGCTCGCCCGCGTCCCGTCGCAGCTGCTCATCGGCGGCGCCTGGGTCGACGGCTCGGGCGGCGGCACGATCGACGTCGAGGATCCGGCCACCGGCGAGGTGATCCGCACCATCGCCGACGCGACTCCGGAGGACGGCCTGCGGGCGCTCGACGCCGCCGTCGAGGCCGGGCCGGCCTGGGCCGCGACGGCGCCGCGGAAGCGCGCGGAGATCCTCCGCCGCGCCTTCGACCTGCTGCAGGAGCGCAAGGACGACTTCGCGCTGCTGATGACGCTGGAGATGGGCAAGCCGTTCGCGGAGGCGCTCGGCGAGGTCGCCTACGGCGGCGAGTTCCTCCGCTGGTTCAGCGAGGAGGCGGTGCGCATCTCGGGTCGCTACGGCGTGAACCCGGAGGGCACGGGGCGGATGATCGTCTCGCAGCACCCGATCGGCCCGTGCTATCTGATCACCCCGTGGAACTTCCCGCTCGCGATGGCGACGCGCAAGATCGCCCCGGCCCTCGCCGCCGGCTGCACCGTCGTGGTGAAGCCCGCCGAGCTCACGCCGCTGACGACGCTCGCCTTCGCGGCCCTGCTCGCCGAGGCGGGGGTGCCGGACGGCGTCGTCAACGTGGTCACCACCTCCGCGGCCGGAGCGGTGTCGGAGCCGATCCTGTCGGACCCGCGGCTGCGCAAGCTCTCCTTCACCGGCTCGACGCCGGTCGGGCGGACGCTGCTGCAGCAGGCGGCCGAGGGCGTCCTGCGCACCTCGATGGAGCTCGGCGGCAACGCGCCGTTCGTGGTCTTCGAGGACGCCGATCTCGACCGCGCAGTCGAGGGCGCGATGCTCGCGAAGTTCCGCAACATCGGCCAGGCCTGCACGGCCGCCAACCGCTTCTTCGTGCACGAGTCGCTCGCCGAGGAGTTCGCAGCCCGCGTCACGGAGCGCGTCCGCGCGCTGACCGTCGGCCGCGGCACCGAGTCGGGCGTCACGATCGGTCCGCTGATCGACGACCGCGCCGTCGAGAAGGCCTCCTCGCTGGTCCGGGACGCCGTCGAGCGCGGCGCCGAGGTCCGGGTCGGCGGGCACGGCATCGACGGAGCGGGGCACTTCTACGAGCCGACGGTGCTCGCGGGGGTCGCGGCCGGCAGCGAGATCCTGCGCACCGAGATCTTCGGCCCGGTGCTCGCGATCGTTCCGTTCCGCGACGAGGACGAGGCGGTCGCCCTCGCGAACGACACCGAGTTCGGGCTCGTCTCGTACGTCTTCACCCGCGACCTCGCCCGCGGCCAGCGGATGATCGAGCGGCTCGCCACCGGGATGATGGGCCTGAACGTCGGCGTCGTCTCGAACGCCGCGGCGCCCTTCGGCGGCGTCAAGCAGTCGGGGCTCGGCCGCGAGGGCGGGCTCGAGGGCATTCACGAGTACCTCAGCACGAAGTACACGCTCACCCCCGACCCCTTCGCCTGA
- the tmk gene encoding dTMP kinase, giving the protein MTGLFVTLEGGDGAGKTTQARLLEEWLGSRGETVRRTREPGGTEVGVQIREIVLHHRGEIDPRAEALLYAADRAQHIGTFVRPALERGEVVVQDRYIDSSVAYQGAGRVLDAAEVRSLSEWATRDLRPDLTVLLDLDPAVARTRLDAARTRYDRLEAEKAEFHGRVRQAFLDLAAGDPERFLVLDASRPVEELAAAVRARIEPLLVPGPRDARPAVGPRG; this is encoded by the coding sequence GTGACCGGGCTGTTCGTCACCCTCGAGGGCGGGGACGGCGCGGGCAAGACCACGCAGGCCCGGCTGCTCGAGGAGTGGCTGGGCTCGCGCGGTGAGACCGTGCGGCGCACCCGCGAGCCCGGCGGCACCGAGGTGGGCGTGCAGATCCGCGAGATCGTGCTGCACCACCGCGGCGAGATCGATCCGCGGGCCGAGGCGCTCCTCTACGCCGCGGACCGCGCGCAGCACATCGGCACCTTCGTCCGGCCCGCGCTCGAGCGGGGCGAGGTCGTCGTCCAGGACCGCTACATCGACTCCTCCGTCGCCTACCAGGGCGCCGGCCGGGTGCTGGACGCCGCGGAGGTCCGCTCCCTCTCGGAGTGGGCGACCCGCGACCTCCGCCCCGACCTCACCGTCCTGCTCGACCTCGACCCCGCCGTCGCCCGCACCCGGCTGGACGCCGCGCGCACCCGCTACGACCGGCTCGAGGCGGAGAAGGCAGAGTTCCACGGCCGCGTCCGGCAGGCCTTCCTCGACCTCGCCGCGGGCGACCCGGAGCGCTTCCTCGTCCTGGACGCGAGCCGTCCCGTCGAGGAGCTCGCCGCCGCGGTCCGCGCCCGCATCGAGCCCCTGCTCGTCCCCGGTCCCCGCGACGCCCGGCCCGCTGTCGGACCTCGCGGTTAG
- a CDS encoding DNA polymerase III subunit delta', whose amino-acid sequence MTVWSQLVGQEHAIGALRDASTPRDERGHESTSMTHSWLITGPPGSGRSNLAYAFASALLCRRGGCGECPDCAQVAARSHPDLAVLATERVIISIEEVRRLVSSSQYSPSVSRYRVMVIEDADRMSERTSNVLLKALEEPPERTVWILCAPSEADLLPTIRSRVRSVRLRVPSVEDVAGLLERRDGVDAETAERAARQAQSHIGMAHRLATDANARERREETLRIALSLRGVSDAVLGAARMIEVATEDAKAYTLERDEVERQQALRSLGVEPGGTIPAQLRSQLRTLEEDQKRRATRSLRDGLDRILVDLLSLYRDVVRLQLGAPGGVINEEVRSEMTALASATAPERTLAVLDAVAEARQRIDANVSPVLALEAMLVVAARRPVAA is encoded by the coding sequence GTGACCGTCTGGAGCCAGCTCGTCGGCCAGGAGCACGCCATCGGCGCCCTGCGCGACGCCTCGACCCCCCGCGACGAGAGGGGGCACGAGTCGACCTCGATGACCCACTCCTGGCTGATCACCGGGCCGCCCGGCTCCGGCCGCTCCAACCTCGCCTACGCGTTCGCCTCCGCGCTGCTCTGCCGCCGCGGCGGCTGCGGCGAGTGCCCGGACTGCGCGCAGGTCGCCGCCCGCTCGCACCCCGACCTCGCGGTCCTCGCCACCGAGCGCGTCATCATCTCGATCGAGGAGGTGCGCCGTCTCGTCTCGTCCTCGCAGTACTCGCCGTCTGTCTCGCGCTACCGGGTGATGGTCATCGAGGACGCCGACCGGATGAGCGAGCGCACCTCGAACGTGCTGCTGAAGGCGCTCGAGGAGCCACCCGAGCGCACCGTCTGGATCCTCTGCGCGCCCAGCGAGGCCGACCTGCTGCCGACGATCCGCTCGCGGGTGCGCTCGGTGCGCCTGCGCGTCCCCAGCGTCGAGGACGTCGCCGGCCTGCTCGAGCGCCGCGACGGCGTCGACGCGGAGACGGCGGAGCGCGCCGCCCGCCAGGCCCAGAGCCACATCGGCATGGCGCACCGGCTCGCGACCGATGCGAACGCCCGCGAGCGGCGCGAGGAGACCCTCCGGATCGCGCTGAGCCTGCGCGGGGTGTCCGACGCGGTGCTCGGCGCCGCGCGGATGATCGAGGTCGCCACCGAGGACGCGAAGGCCTACACGCTCGAGCGCGACGAGGTCGAGCGCCAGCAGGCGCTCCGGTCGCTCGGCGTCGAGCCCGGCGGCACGATCCCCGCCCAGCTCCGCTCGCAGCTGCGCACCCTCGAGGAGGACCAGAAGCGCCGGGCGACGCGCAGCCTCCGCGACGGCCTCGACCGCATCCTCGTCGACCTGCTCTCGCTCTACCGCGATGTCGTGCGCCTCCAGCTCGGCGCCCCCGGCGGCGTGATCAACGAGGAGGTGCGGAGCGAGATGACGGCACTCGCCTCGGCCACCGCCCCCGAGCGCACGCTCGCGGTGCTCGACGCCGTGGCGGAGGCCCGGCAGCGCATCGACGCGAACGTCTCGCCCGTCCTCGCCCTCGAGGCGATGCTCGTGGTCGCCGCACGGCGCCCGGTGGCCGCGTGA
- a CDS encoding TetR/AcrR family transcriptional regulator, which translates to MLTEQERRGAPEQPGLRERKRLATRRAIETAVLRLASERGPDRVTIEDVSRTADVSTRTFFNYFASKEDALVGGLPVISDETAAAFLAGDAPLLVDLQAVFVAAAEVPGEEDRELHLLRRSLFREHPQLVGLKIAGMREFELAIEDLVAERLTRGGTDAEAVRSRARMLTLLGLAAMRHAWAGWVDHDGRDALPGLIVHSFEELRGALAE; encoded by the coding sequence GTGCTGACCGAGCAGGAGCGCCGCGGCGCGCCGGAGCAGCCGGGACTCCGGGAGCGCAAGCGCCTCGCGACCCGGCGCGCGATCGAGACCGCCGTGCTGCGGCTCGCGAGCGAGCGCGGGCCGGACCGCGTCACGATCGAGGACGTCTCGCGGACGGCCGACGTCTCCACGCGCACCTTCTTCAACTACTTCGCCTCGAAGGAGGACGCGCTGGTCGGCGGCCTCCCGGTGATCTCCGACGAGACGGCCGCCGCGTTCCTGGCGGGCGACGCGCCGCTCCTCGTCGATCTGCAGGCGGTCTTCGTCGCGGCGGCGGAGGTCCCGGGGGAGGAGGACCGCGAGCTGCACCTGCTGCGGCGCAGCCTCTTCCGCGAGCACCCGCAGCTGGTCGGCCTCAAGATCGCCGGCATGCGGGAGTTCGAGCTCGCGATCGAGGATCTGGTCGCCGAGCGCCTCACCCGCGGCGGGACGGACGCCGAGGCGGTGCGCAGCCGGGCCCGGATGCTCACCCTGCTCGGCCTCGCCGCCATGCGGCACGCCTGGGCCGGCTGGGTCGACCACGACGGTCGCGACGCGCTCCCGGGACTCATCGTGCACTCGTTCGAGGAGCTGCGCGGCGCGCTCGCCGAGTAG